In Spodoptera frugiperda isolate SF20-4 chromosome 13, AGI-APGP_CSIRO_Sfru_2.0, whole genome shotgun sequence, the following are encoded in one genomic region:
- the LOC118270229 gene encoding G protein-coupled receptor kinase 2 isoform X2, translated as MELENIVANTVYLKAREGSDSNKGKSKKWRKILQFPHISQCLDIKTKIDVGYDYVVDQQPIGKLLFRQFCERNRPQYHKYNNFLDAFCLQTDRYEVEVDETRAMLAAEVFGRYLKTDDCEAVTDVVSRQVIDEASATIDAGAKDIFIECVRCVKSFLAGAPFAEFERSMYFHRYLQWKWLEAQPVTQHTFRMYRVLGKGGFGEVCACQVRATGKMYACKKLEKKRIKKRKGEAMVLIEKQILQRINSRFVVNLAYAYETKDALCLVLTIMNGGDLKFHIYNMCGADTGLGLERARFYAAQVACGLEHLHKMGIVYRDCKPENILLDDAGHVRISDLGLAVDVPEGGSVRGRVGTVGYMAPEVIDNERYTFSPDWFSFGCLVYEMIEGRAPFRARKEKVKREEVDRRVKHEQEKYSSKFSECARALCTALLSKSCVSRLGCGAGRRGAATVKQHRFFAHLNWARLEAGMVDAPFVPDPHAVYAKDVLDIEQFSTVKGVNLDAADDTFYGKFNTGSVSIPWQTEMIETGCFAELNVFSRGEDGKECATADLQLVPATTTPEEEKGCFLFARRVLCPQKKVSARLRAVPVPEHLLLPSSPAPGGLAWPAAEAAPPAAEPPASVS; from the exons ATGTAGGTTACGACTACGTAGTAGACCAGCAGCCGATAGGCAAGCTGCTGTTCCGGCAGTTCTGCGAGAGGAACCGGCCGCAGTATCACAAGTACAATAACTTTCTAGATGCG TTTTGCTTGCAGACAGACAGGTATGAGGTGGAGGTGGACGAGACGCGTGCGATGCTCGCGGCCGAGGTGTTCGGCAGGTACCTGAAGACCGACGACTGCGAGGCTGTCACCGACGTCGTCAGCAGGCAGGTCATTGATGAGGCCAGCGCTACGATTGATG CCGGCGCTAAAGACATATTCAtagaatgcgtgcgatgcgtgaaGAGTTTCCTGGCGGGCGCTCCGTTTGCGGAGTTCGAGCGCTCCATGTATTTCCACCGCTACCTGCAGTGGAAGTGGCTGGAGGCGCAGCCGGTCACGCAGCACACCTTCAGGATGTACCGGGTCCTCGGCAAGGGAGGCTTCGGAGAGGTCTGCGCTTGTCAG GTCCGAGCGACGGGCAAGATGTACGCGTGCAAGAAGCTGGAGAAGAAACGCATAAAGAAGCGCAAGGGCGAGGCCATGGTGCTGATCGAGAAGCAGATCCTGCAGCGCATCAACTCGCGCTTCGTCGTCAACCTCGCGTACGCGTACGAGACCAAGGACGCGCTGTGTTTAGTACTCACTATTATGAACG GTGGCGACCTGAAGTTCCACATCTACAACATGTGCGGCGCGGACACGGGGCTGGGGCTGGAGCGCGCGCGGTTCTACGCCGCGCAGGTCGCCTGCGGACTCGAGCATCTGCACAAGATGGGCATCGTCTATAG GGACTGTAAGCCGGAGAACATATTGCTGGACGACGCGGGCCACGTGCGCATCTCGGACCTGGGGCTGGCCGTGGACGTGCCCGAGGGGGGCAGCGTGCGCGGCCGGGTCGGGACCGTCGGGTACATGGCACCCGAG GTGATAGACAACGAGCGGTACACGTTCAGCCCGGACTGGTTCTCGTTCGGGTGCCTGGTGTACGAGATGATCGAGGGCCGCGCCCCCTTCCGCGCGCGCAAGGAGAAGGTCAAGCGGGAGGAGGTCGATAGGAGGGTTAAA CACGAGCAAGAGAAGTACTCGTCGAAGTTCAGCGAGTGTGCACGAGCCCTGTGCACGGCGCTGCTGTCGAAGTCGTGCGTGTCCCGGCTGGGCTGCGGCGCGGGGCGGCGCGGGGCGGCCACCGTCAAGCAGCACCGCTTCTTCGCGCACCTCAACTGGGCCAGGCTCGAGGCCGGCATGGTCGACGCGCCATTCGTGCCCGAC CCGCACGCAGTATACGCGAAGGACGTGCTGGACATCGAGCAGTTCAGCACGGTGAAGGGCGTGAACCTGGACGCGGCCGACGACACGTTCTACGGCAAGTTCAACACGGGCTCCGTCAGCATCCCCTGGCAGACCGAGATGATCGAGACCGGCTGCTTCGCTGAGCTCAATGTCTTCTCTAGAG GTGAAGACGGCAAGGAGTGTGCTACAGCGGACCTGCAGCTAGTCCCGGCCACTACGACGCCCGAGGAGGAGAAGGGCTGCTTCCTATTTGCCAGAAGG GTACTATGTCCACAAAAGAAAGTATCAGCCCGGCTGCGCGCGGTGCCGGTCCCGGAGCACCTGTTGCTGCCGTCGTCGCCGGCGCCGGGCGGCTTGGCGTGGCCCGCGGCGGAGGCTGCGCCCCCCGCGGCGGAGCCCCCCGCGTCCGTGAGCTGA
- the LOC118270229 gene encoding G protein-coupled receptor kinase 2 isoform X1 has translation MELENIVANTVYLKAREGGSDSNKGKSKKWRKILQFPHISQCLDIKTKIDVGYDYVVDQQPIGKLLFRQFCERNRPQYHKYNNFLDAFCLQTDRYEVEVDETRAMLAAEVFGRYLKTDDCEAVTDVVSRQVIDEASATIDAGAKDIFIECVRCVKSFLAGAPFAEFERSMYFHRYLQWKWLEAQPVTQHTFRMYRVLGKGGFGEVCACQVRATGKMYACKKLEKKRIKKRKGEAMVLIEKQILQRINSRFVVNLAYAYETKDALCLVLTIMNGGDLKFHIYNMCGADTGLGLERARFYAAQVACGLEHLHKMGIVYRDCKPENILLDDAGHVRISDLGLAVDVPEGGSVRGRVGTVGYMAPEVIDNERYTFSPDWFSFGCLVYEMIEGRAPFRARKEKVKREEVDRRVKHEQEKYSSKFSECARALCTALLSKSCVSRLGCGAGRRGAATVKQHRFFAHLNWARLEAGMVDAPFVPDPHAVYAKDVLDIEQFSTVKGVNLDAADDTFYGKFNTGSVSIPWQTEMIETGCFAELNVFSRGEDGKECATADLQLVPATTTPEEEKGCFLFARRVLCPQKKVSARLRAVPVPEHLLLPSSPAPGGLAWPAAEAAPPAAEPPASVS, from the exons ATGTAGGTTACGACTACGTAGTAGACCAGCAGCCGATAGGCAAGCTGCTGTTCCGGCAGTTCTGCGAGAGGAACCGGCCGCAGTATCACAAGTACAATAACTTTCTAGATGCG TTTTGCTTGCAGACAGACAGGTATGAGGTGGAGGTGGACGAGACGCGTGCGATGCTCGCGGCCGAGGTGTTCGGCAGGTACCTGAAGACCGACGACTGCGAGGCTGTCACCGACGTCGTCAGCAGGCAGGTCATTGATGAGGCCAGCGCTACGATTGATG CCGGCGCTAAAGACATATTCAtagaatgcgtgcgatgcgtgaaGAGTTTCCTGGCGGGCGCTCCGTTTGCGGAGTTCGAGCGCTCCATGTATTTCCACCGCTACCTGCAGTGGAAGTGGCTGGAGGCGCAGCCGGTCACGCAGCACACCTTCAGGATGTACCGGGTCCTCGGCAAGGGAGGCTTCGGAGAGGTCTGCGCTTGTCAG GTCCGAGCGACGGGCAAGATGTACGCGTGCAAGAAGCTGGAGAAGAAACGCATAAAGAAGCGCAAGGGCGAGGCCATGGTGCTGATCGAGAAGCAGATCCTGCAGCGCATCAACTCGCGCTTCGTCGTCAACCTCGCGTACGCGTACGAGACCAAGGACGCGCTGTGTTTAGTACTCACTATTATGAACG GTGGCGACCTGAAGTTCCACATCTACAACATGTGCGGCGCGGACACGGGGCTGGGGCTGGAGCGCGCGCGGTTCTACGCCGCGCAGGTCGCCTGCGGACTCGAGCATCTGCACAAGATGGGCATCGTCTATAG GGACTGTAAGCCGGAGAACATATTGCTGGACGACGCGGGCCACGTGCGCATCTCGGACCTGGGGCTGGCCGTGGACGTGCCCGAGGGGGGCAGCGTGCGCGGCCGGGTCGGGACCGTCGGGTACATGGCACCCGAG GTGATAGACAACGAGCGGTACACGTTCAGCCCGGACTGGTTCTCGTTCGGGTGCCTGGTGTACGAGATGATCGAGGGCCGCGCCCCCTTCCGCGCGCGCAAGGAGAAGGTCAAGCGGGAGGAGGTCGATAGGAGGGTTAAA CACGAGCAAGAGAAGTACTCGTCGAAGTTCAGCGAGTGTGCACGAGCCCTGTGCACGGCGCTGCTGTCGAAGTCGTGCGTGTCCCGGCTGGGCTGCGGCGCGGGGCGGCGCGGGGCGGCCACCGTCAAGCAGCACCGCTTCTTCGCGCACCTCAACTGGGCCAGGCTCGAGGCCGGCATGGTCGACGCGCCATTCGTGCCCGAC CCGCACGCAGTATACGCGAAGGACGTGCTGGACATCGAGCAGTTCAGCACGGTGAAGGGCGTGAACCTGGACGCGGCCGACGACACGTTCTACGGCAAGTTCAACACGGGCTCCGTCAGCATCCCCTGGCAGACCGAGATGATCGAGACCGGCTGCTTCGCTGAGCTCAATGTCTTCTCTAGAG GTGAAGACGGCAAGGAGTGTGCTACAGCGGACCTGCAGCTAGTCCCGGCCACTACGACGCCCGAGGAGGAGAAGGGCTGCTTCCTATTTGCCAGAAGG GTACTATGTCCACAAAAGAAAGTATCAGCCCGGCTGCGCGCGGTGCCGGTCCCGGAGCACCTGTTGCTGCCGTCGTCGCCGGCGCCGGGCGGCTTGGCGTGGCCCGCGGCGGAGGCTGCGCCCCCCGCGGCGGAGCCCCCCGCGTCCGTGAGCTGA
- the LOC118270229 gene encoding G protein-coupled receptor kinase 2 isoform X3: MELENIVANTVYLKAREGGSDSNKGKSKKWRKILQFPHISQCLDIKTKIDVGYDYVVDQQPIGKLLFRQFCERNRPQYHKYNNFLDATDRYEVEVDETRAMLAAEVFGRYLKTDDCEAVTDVVSRQVIDEASATIDAGAKDIFIECVRCVKSFLAGAPFAEFERSMYFHRYLQWKWLEAQPVTQHTFRMYRVLGKGGFGEVCACQVRATGKMYACKKLEKKRIKKRKGEAMVLIEKQILQRINSRFVVNLAYAYETKDALCLVLTIMNGGDLKFHIYNMCGADTGLGLERARFYAAQVACGLEHLHKMGIVYRDCKPENILLDDAGHVRISDLGLAVDVPEGGSVRGRVGTVGYMAPEVIDNERYTFSPDWFSFGCLVYEMIEGRAPFRARKEKVKREEVDRRVKHEQEKYSSKFSECARALCTALLSKSCVSRLGCGAGRRGAATVKQHRFFAHLNWARLEAGMVDAPFVPDPHAVYAKDVLDIEQFSTVKGVNLDAADDTFYGKFNTGSVSIPWQTEMIETGCFAELNVFSRGEDGKECATADLQLVPATTTPEEEKGCFLFARRVLCPQKKVSARLRAVPVPEHLLLPSSPAPGGLAWPAAEAAPPAAEPPASVS, translated from the exons ATGTAGGTTACGACTACGTAGTAGACCAGCAGCCGATAGGCAAGCTGCTGTTCCGGCAGTTCTGCGAGAGGAACCGGCCGCAGTATCACAAGTACAATAACTTTCTAGATGCG ACAGACAGGTATGAGGTGGAGGTGGACGAGACGCGTGCGATGCTCGCGGCCGAGGTGTTCGGCAGGTACCTGAAGACCGACGACTGCGAGGCTGTCACCGACGTCGTCAGCAGGCAGGTCATTGATGAGGCCAGCGCTACGATTGATG CCGGCGCTAAAGACATATTCAtagaatgcgtgcgatgcgtgaaGAGTTTCCTGGCGGGCGCTCCGTTTGCGGAGTTCGAGCGCTCCATGTATTTCCACCGCTACCTGCAGTGGAAGTGGCTGGAGGCGCAGCCGGTCACGCAGCACACCTTCAGGATGTACCGGGTCCTCGGCAAGGGAGGCTTCGGAGAGGTCTGCGCTTGTCAG GTCCGAGCGACGGGCAAGATGTACGCGTGCAAGAAGCTGGAGAAGAAACGCATAAAGAAGCGCAAGGGCGAGGCCATGGTGCTGATCGAGAAGCAGATCCTGCAGCGCATCAACTCGCGCTTCGTCGTCAACCTCGCGTACGCGTACGAGACCAAGGACGCGCTGTGTTTAGTACTCACTATTATGAACG GTGGCGACCTGAAGTTCCACATCTACAACATGTGCGGCGCGGACACGGGGCTGGGGCTGGAGCGCGCGCGGTTCTACGCCGCGCAGGTCGCCTGCGGACTCGAGCATCTGCACAAGATGGGCATCGTCTATAG GGACTGTAAGCCGGAGAACATATTGCTGGACGACGCGGGCCACGTGCGCATCTCGGACCTGGGGCTGGCCGTGGACGTGCCCGAGGGGGGCAGCGTGCGCGGCCGGGTCGGGACCGTCGGGTACATGGCACCCGAG GTGATAGACAACGAGCGGTACACGTTCAGCCCGGACTGGTTCTCGTTCGGGTGCCTGGTGTACGAGATGATCGAGGGCCGCGCCCCCTTCCGCGCGCGCAAGGAGAAGGTCAAGCGGGAGGAGGTCGATAGGAGGGTTAAA CACGAGCAAGAGAAGTACTCGTCGAAGTTCAGCGAGTGTGCACGAGCCCTGTGCACGGCGCTGCTGTCGAAGTCGTGCGTGTCCCGGCTGGGCTGCGGCGCGGGGCGGCGCGGGGCGGCCACCGTCAAGCAGCACCGCTTCTTCGCGCACCTCAACTGGGCCAGGCTCGAGGCCGGCATGGTCGACGCGCCATTCGTGCCCGAC CCGCACGCAGTATACGCGAAGGACGTGCTGGACATCGAGCAGTTCAGCACGGTGAAGGGCGTGAACCTGGACGCGGCCGACGACACGTTCTACGGCAAGTTCAACACGGGCTCCGTCAGCATCCCCTGGCAGACCGAGATGATCGAGACCGGCTGCTTCGCTGAGCTCAATGTCTTCTCTAGAG GTGAAGACGGCAAGGAGTGTGCTACAGCGGACCTGCAGCTAGTCCCGGCCACTACGACGCCCGAGGAGGAGAAGGGCTGCTTCCTATTTGCCAGAAGG GTACTATGTCCACAAAAGAAAGTATCAGCCCGGCTGCGCGCGGTGCCGGTCCCGGAGCACCTGTTGCTGCCGTCGTCGCCGGCGCCGGGCGGCTTGGCGTGGCCCGCGGCGGAGGCTGCGCCCCCCGCGGCGGAGCCCCCCGCGTCCGTGAGCTGA